In one Drosophila albomicans strain 15112-1751.03 chromosome X, ASM965048v2, whole genome shotgun sequence genomic region, the following are encoded:
- the LOC117577643 gene encoding NCK-interacting protein with SH3 domain isoform X4 translates to MLKALYDFQAVYPKTISFDEGEYFILYQTSARQRNWWQVVSMKGNIGFVPSNYVMKIKVEHDFLISFLNSSIESLEKCTDPEINGIMSKDELLDRLREKKHTMERLYAESSERDGDSSLSYSHSYSDKQLSGSHSHSHRHSHSHPHSSHQQQLQHQQQQQHALQSQQNSPPATKRLDMSKKSMSSPAVGVSVPHAMPESPSMGSMQLQSSSCTIQTPQQQQQLQQQQPLPAPPQVASTSTAAAAATAAAAAAAAAAAAAQKVTASEMAQDNSITSEPSETTTTTTTTSEDVVTTYKETSQLSAANGVATASNSATPANGNSAAAANSSSAASSSAAAAAATASSSTRKPTHAEPQSLSLSQGAEDKSDEASDEDDDVDDDGCNGCTNPAINSADNSQALDDSIESPSPSHRLAAAAAAGTAAASSSSNGRGQLKVESSDVYQIVDALRRNTNLSFDLSCEALRVVLTSLEQLYNGAINPYLEAVAVHVTGKVPTPKELLGITHDAKRLQYLFNQLADCKNDTEQRTWMLYEDEEDIIQFLEELVEILNNADENISCYEMSCDQYQMFINLVQYYQMETRWSIKRLLLQTFTAACHLDHIIVDILLTSVLPLEIVEDMKAHFANLDRFKQLVKMLTIIFSLGQLMPVNHQDYLGVHFASFLLEIVEGNNPEVLVDMVIALILAFNQQFSEHAVNVIIEAMQNLPTAKVFTEKLLLLLNREDDPTRLLKHHNEHMNTVLRMFIDIFSHPDTAGMFYTNDIKVLIDIVVRQLSDLDAGNVKMENGKWKKRQRKMH, encoded by the exons ATGCTCAAGGCACTATACGATTTCCAAGCGGTCTATCCCAAAACGATCAGTTTCGATGAGGGcgaatattttatactatatcaGACATCGGCACGCCAACGTAATTGGTGGCAAGTGGTTAGCATGAAGGGCAACATTGGCTTTGTGCCATCCAATTACGTAATGAAGATTAAG GTGGAGCATGATTTTCTCATCAGTTTTCTGAACTCATCGATTGAATCGCTGGAAAAGTGCACGGATCCGGAGATCAATGGCATTATGTCCAAGGACGAACTGCTCGACCGTCTGCGCGAAAAGAAGCACACCATGGAACGTCTCTATGCC GAGAGTTCGGAACGTGACGGAGACTCATCGTTGTCCTATTCGCACAGCTACAGCGACAAGCAGCTGAGTGGTAGTCACAGTCATTCGCATCGCCATTCACACTCGCATCCACACTCTTCGCaccagcaacagttgcagcaccaacagcagcagcaacatgcgTTGCAATCGCAACAGAACAGTCCGCCTGCCACAAAGCGTCTGGACATGAGCAAGAAGAGCATGTCGAGTCCAGCGGTGGGCGTTAGTGTGCCACATGCCATGCCCGAATCGCCCAGCATGGGCAGCATGCAGCTGCAGAGCAGCAGTTGCACCATACAGacaccgcagcaacagcaacagctgcagcagcaacagccgctGCCAGCTCCTCCTCAGGTGGCCAgcacatcaacagcagcagcagcggcaaccgcagcagcagctgcagcggcggcggcagcggcagcagcacaGAAAGTCACAGCCTCAGAGATGGCACAGGATAATAGCATCACATCGGAGCCATCGGagacaaccacaacgacaacgacgaccaGTGAAGATGTGGTCACCACATACAAGGAGACCAGTCAACTGAGTGCGGCCAACGGTGTTGCGACTGCGTCAAATTCGGCAACGCCAGCCAACGGCAATTCAGCAGCAGCGGCCAACTCATCGTCGGCTGCTTCATcgtcggcagcagcagcagcggcgacgGCGTCGTCATCGACTCGAAAACCAACGCATGCTGAGCCACAGAGTCTGAGTCTCAGCCAGGGAGCGGAGGATAAATCGGATGAGGCGagcgatgaggatgatgatgtCGATGATGATGGCTGCAATGGTTGCACAAATCCGGCCATCAATAGTGCCGACAACAGTCAAGCGCTGGACGACAGCATTGAGAGTCCATCGCCATCGCATCGTctcgcagctgctgcagcagcgggAACAGCGGCAGCCTCATCATCGAGCAATGGCCGAGGACAGCTAAAGGTGGAGTCATCGGATGTCTATCAAATTGTCGATGCGCTGCGTCGGAATACGAATCTCAGTTTCGATTTGTCGTGCGAGGCATTGCGTGTTGTGTTGACCAGCCTGGAGCAGTTGTACAATGGCGCCATCAATCCGTATCTGGAGGCAGTTGCTGTCCATGTTACCGGCAAAGTGCCGACGCCCAAGGAGCTGCTGGGCATCACACACGATGCGAAGCGTTTGCAGTATTTGTTTAACCAGTTGGCCGATTGCAAGAACGATACGGAGCAGCGTACTTGGATGCTCTACGAAGACGAGGAGGATATTATACAGTTTCTTGAGGAACTTGTCGAAATACTG AACAATGCGGATGAGAACATCAGTTGCTATGAGATGTCGTGTGATCAGTATCAGATGTTCATCAATCTGGTGCAGTACTATCAGATGGAGACACGCTGGTCCATCAAACGCCTCCTGCTTCAGACCTTCACAGCTGCCTGTCATCTTGATCACATTATTGTCGACATTCTGCTAACTTCAGTGCTGCCACTCGAGATT GTCGAAGACATGAAGGCACACTTTGCCAATCTGGATCGGTTTAAGCAGCTGGTCAAGATGCTAACCATAATATTCTCGCTGGGCCAGCTGATGCCTGTGAATCATCAAG ATTATTTGGGCGTGCACTTTGCCAGCTTTTTGCTGGAAATTGTCGAGGGCAACAACCCGGAGGTGCTGGTGGATATGGTGATCGCTCTGATACTGGCATTCAATCAACAGTTTAGCGAGCATGCAGTGAATGTGATCATCGAAGCCATGCAGAATCTGCCCACAGCCAAAGTGTTCACAgagaagttgttgttgctgctcaatCGAGAAG ATGATCCAACGCGACTGCTGAAGCATCACAATGAGCACATGAACACGGTGCTGCGCATGTTTATTGACATCTTCAGTCATCCGGATACGGCTGGCATGTTTTATACAAACGATATCAAGGTGCTCATCGATATTGTGGTGCGTCAACTCTCCGATCTGGATGCGGGCAATGTG